A section of the Venturia canescens isolate UGA chromosome 11, ASM1945775v1, whole genome shotgun sequence genome encodes:
- the LOC122418339 gene encoding uncharacterized protein has product MRPIRVDERPKENIFIFYDFETQQCTPVKGDPTTRVHEPNLCVAQRVCTKCCDNVSIDEPCEHCGDHEFIFRTNPVCQLVELAIQSMPNFSHVFLIAHNAGGFDAQFILRYLIEEKKTQLPSLIMNGTKIITMRVSKLVFLDSLNYFHMPLSALPKSFGLKTALAKGSFPHLFNRPENQNYIGPMPPAADYSPDTMRPEERERFFAWYNELKNASYVFNFSNELITYCKNDVTILRQACVVFRKMFKDSGRVCPFSENTTIASACFQIFRKNFLKPNTIGIIPTGGYRWAHNQSKKAVSWLVWMEHSLNRRIIHAGRSREFKLPQNLLVDGYYETPDSAHVLQFHGCYWHGCLSCFTVNRDRVQGDGDTLNERLERTNAISQRIRSSGYTLTEIWECAYDRMIKTDLEMSAFVSDHPLVRAEPLNPRDAFFGGRTENMVTLYDVKDGEQIRYVDVCSLYPYICKYGKYPVGHPTVYVGDECRALTGPENNISLSRVEGLVKCTVLPPQNLYHPVLPVRMHQRLLFGLCRSCCETMNQDACPHEDPAERVFSGTWVVDELRKAIACGYKILTVSEIWQYNITQYNRDTQKGGLFTGYINTFLKIKQEASGWPEGYADDEAAQERYITAFKTAEGVQLERGAVAKNPGLRSVAKLCLNSFWGKFGQRENLPQTEIVSTREKLMELLNSPEHEITGMLPVNNQVLYVNYTKTSDAVIPSNIANTVIAAYTTAQARLKLYTYLEPLGKRALYCDTDSVIYVTRKEPGEYEPPTGQLLGDLTDELSSYGEGSYIKSFISGGPKFYSFIVNTPSGAESEVCKVKGITLNYANSSLINYESIRSFIIGERENPVVLQFDSIRRTPFHQVVIRPEKKSCMPLSVKRRRDGEYGSLPYGYK; this is encoded by the coding sequence ATGAGGCCTATTCGCGTCGATGAGAGGCCGAAAGAGAACATATTCATATTCTATGATTTTGAAACGCAGCAGTGTACCCCTGTAAAAGGTGATCCTACAACGCGCGTTCACGAACCGAATCTTTGCGTAGCTCAACGTGTCTGCACCAAGTGCTGCGATAATGTTTCTATAGACGAGCCGTGCGAGCATTGCGGGGATCACGAGTTTATATTTAGGACGAATCCTGTGTGTCAACTTGTGGAGTTAGCCATACAGAGTATGCCGAACTTCTCTCACGTATTTTTAATAGCCCATAACGCCGGTGGTTTCGATGCCCAGTTTATCCTGCGCTACCtcatcgaggagaaaaaaacgcagcTCCCATCTTTAATAATGAATGGTActaaaatcatcacaatgcgCGTTAGCAAACTCGTGTTTCTCGACAGCTTGAACTACTTTCACATGCCTCTGAGTGCACTGCCTAAATCTTTCGGTCTAAAAACTGCTCTCGCCAAAGGATCTTTTCCGCATCTGTTCAATAGGCCCGAgaatcaaaattatattgGGCCGATGCCGCCTGCAGCCGATTACTCTCCCGACACTATGCGCCCGGAGGAACGCGAGCGTTTTTTTGCATGGTATAACGAGTTAAAGAATGCCTCTTAtgtatttaacttttcaaacgaGCTCATAACCTATTGTAAAAACGACGTTACGATATTGAGACAGGCCTGTGTGGTTTTCCGGAAAATGTTCAAGGACAGCGGACGCGTTTGCCCGTTTAGCGAAAACACAACAATCGCGTCCGCCTGCtttcaaatctttcgaaaaaattttttaaaacctaaCACGATCGGTATTATACCTACGGGCGGTTACAGATGGGCTCACAATCAGTCAAAAAAAGCGGTCTCTTGGCTCGTGTGGATGGAGCATTCTTTAAATCGTCGTATCATTCACGCAGGACGCTCGCGCGAGTTTAAAttgcctcaaaatttattagtagACGGCTACTACGAAACACCTGATTCAGCCCACGTGTTACAGTTTCACGGTTGCTATTGGCACGGGTGTTTGAGCTGTTTCACTGTAAACAGAGACCGTGTACAAGGCGACGGTGATACACTGAACGAGCGTCTCGAGAGAACAAACGCTATATCGCAGAGAATCCGCTCAAGCGGCTACACGTTAACCGAGATTTGGGAGTGCGCGTATGACCGGATGATAAAAACAGATTTAGAGATGAGCGCTTTTGTGAGTGATCACCCTCTGGTTCGAGCGGAGCCTCTCAATCCGCGCGACGCTTTTTTCGGTGGTCGCACGGAAAACATGGTCACTCTGTACGACGTGAAAGACGGGGAGCAGATACGATATGTTGACGTTTGCTCTTTGTACCCATACATCTGCAAGTACGGCAAATATCCGGTGGGCCATCCAACGGTATACGTCGGCGACGAGTGCAGGGCGCTGACAGGTCCCGAAAATAATATCAGTCTTTCCCGCGTCGAGGGCCTTGTTAAATGTACAGTGCTTCCACCGCAAAATCTTTATCATCCGGTGCTGCCGGTGCGAATGCATCAGCGCCTGTTATTCGGGTTATGTCGTAGCTGCTGCGAAACAATGAACCAGGACGCGTGTCCTCATGAAGACCCCGCGGAGCGTGTGTTTAGCGGTACTTGGGTAGTGGATGAATTGCGAAAAGCTATTGCGTGCgggtataaaatattaaccGTGAGCGAGATTTGGCAGTATAATATAACGCAGTACAACCGCGATACACAAAAGGGGGGCCTTTTCACCGGGTACATAAACACTTTTcttaaaatcaaacaagagGCTAGCGGTTGGCCCGAGGGTTATGCAGATGACGAGGCTGCCCAAGAGCGTTATATAACTGCTTTTAAGACAGCCGAAGGGGTTCAGCTGGAGCGGGGTGCGGTAGCGAAAAACCCGGGGCTGCGCTCGGTAGCCAAACTTTGTCTTAACTCCTTTTGGGGTAAATTTGGACAACGCGAAAATTTACCGCAAACAGAAATAGTATCGACACGCGAAAAACTTATGGAGCTGCTAAATAGCCCCGAGCACGAGATCACTGGTATGCTACCTGTTAACAACCAGGTGCTGTATGTTAATTATACGAAAACCAGTGATGCTGTAATACCGTCTAATATAGCAAATACTGTCATAGCTGCATACACCACAGCCCAAGCCCGTTTAAAACTTTACACCTATCTCGAACCGCTGGGTAAGCGTGCTCTGTACTGCGACACCGATTCCGTTATTTATGTCACGAGAAAAGAGCCTGGAGAGTATGAACCGCCAACGGGTCAATTGCTAGGGGATTTAACCGACGAGCTAAGCTCCTACGGCGAGGGCAGTTACATTAAGTCTTTCATCTCAGGCGGccctaaattttattctttcatagtTAATACGCCGAGCGGCGCGGAAAGCGAGGTTTGCAAGGTTAAAGGCATAACGCTGAATTACGCAAACAGTTCGCTGATAAATTACGAATCAATACGGTCATTTATAATaggtgagagagagaatccTGTTGTACTACAGTTTGATTCAATACGTCGTACACCATTCCACCAGGTTGTCATACGACCCGAAAAGAAATCGTGCATGCCTCTGAGTGTCAAGCGAAGACGTGATGGCGAATACGGTTCGCTCCCTTACGGTTACAAATAG
- the LOC122418340 gene encoding uncharacterized protein, with product MSDESVRSCILGLLRLTKPHSAQLRRRCNDLWCYELLRLSDARLVNRLKYVIWWAPLRALVVAYNRGILSGQRVLDAVYDELQRRGVLEAPRVRGLVGEIRCYRQFYDAGSDEEEALAEATRAVEETDLERQTALYQPLHEEGVGEEPRASTSAAPAETIPQYFTIYRPFYDAVSDEEEEVLAETTRAAEEADLEHQTALYQPQHEERAEEEPRASTSATSAEPVPLQPEFDDDEASTILNPSLMFSDRSDILAVYRHTRANDDDGAIAGPSYHHHRQQEDDDLVQPENQLGVYPLDAQQAEEEEEREEEERLNEERLEARRFGLWFQELMECDSGYSSADSSAVSLLAYRD from the exons ATGTCGGATGAATCAGTGCGTTCTTGTATTTTGGGTCTTTTACGTCTAACAAAACCGCATAGCGCTCAGCTGAGACGCCGGTGTAACGACCTATGGTGTTACGAGTTGCTGCGTTTATCGGATGCTCGACTCGTGAACAGACTTAAATACGTGATCTGGTGGGCCCCTTTACGTGCTCTAGTGGTGGCCTATAACAGAGGCATATTAAGTGGTCAACGAGTGCTGGATGCTGTGTATGACGAGTTACAGCGCCGCGGTGTTTTAGAAGCCCCCCGCGTAAGAGGCCTTGTCGGTGAAATCAGAT gctatcggcagttttacgatgcggggagtgacgaagaagaggctctcgctgaggCGACGAGAGCTGTGGAGGAAACGGATCTAGAGCGTCAAACAGCCCTCTACC AACCGTTGCACGAGGAGGGGGTGGGGGAAGAACCTAGAGCGAGCACCTCGGCAGCCCCGGCCGAGACGATACCGCAGTATTTTACCATATATCGGCCGTTTTACGACGCTGTgagtgacgaagaagaagaggtTCTCGCTGAGACGACGAGAGCTGCGGAGGAAGCGGATCTAGAGCATCAAACCGCCCTCTACC AACCGCAGCATGAGGAGAGGGCCGAGGAAGAGCCTAGAGCGAGCACCTCGGCAACCTCGGCCGAGCCGGTACCGCTGCAGCCCGAATTTGATGACGACGAGGCGTCGACTATTCTCAACCCCTCCTTGATGTTTAGCGATCGGTCTGATATACTGG CTGTGTACCGGCACACCAGAGCTAACGATGACGACGGAGCGATAGCGGGTCCATCGTATCACCACCATCGTCAGCAGGAAGATGATGACCTCGTACAACCCGAGAATCAGCTGGGGGTGTATCCGCTGGACGCTCAACaggcggaggaggaggaggagagggaggaggaggagcgtCTAAACGAGGAGCGATTAGAAGCTAGACGCTTCGGCCTATGGTTTCAAGAGCTGATGGAGTGTGATTCag GGTACTCGTCAGCTGACTCGTCAGCTGTCTCGTTATTGGCGTACCGCGATTAG